A window from Leptothermofonsia sichuanensis E412 encodes these proteins:
- a CDS encoding prolyl oligopeptidase family serine peptidase — protein MTVAQSLPYPQSEKVNQVDEYHGIKVSDPYRWLEDPDSPETKTWIEAQNQLTFSYLSQIPERDRLRERLTQLWNFEKFSIPFKEGSSGEGSATERYFYFKNDGLQNQSVLYTLKSLNDPPRVLLDPNRLSEDGTVALSGLAISHDGNLMAYGLSTSGSDWQEWKVRDVESGTDLKDQVQWVKFSGASWTHDNQGFFYSRYDEPQSKSKLEDVNYYQKLFYHRLGTPQSEDILIYERPDKKDWGFSGGVTEDGRYLIISVWLGTDSRNLVFYKDLAVSDAPVIELINTFEAEFSFIDNEGSRFWFRTNLDAPRGRVIAIDIGNPDRTHWQEVIPQSAETLKGVSVLNHQFVATYLKDAYDQVKIFDLTGEFVRDVELPGIGSVGGFGGKREDTETFYSFTSFTTPPTIYRYDMVTGESTIFRQPRVDFNPEDYETRQVFYHSKDGTRVPMFIVYKKGLTLDGNNPTYLYGYGGFNVSLTPSFSVSLLVWMEMGGVYAVPNLRGGGEYGEDWHQAGMKLNKQTVFDDFIAAAEWLIENQYTTPKKLAIGGGSNGGLLVGACMTQRPDLFGAALPAVGVMDMLRFHQFTIGWAWTSEYGSPDDPEEFKALYAYSPLHNLKPGTAYPATLITTADHDDRVVPAHSFKFAAALQAAHTGSAPVLIRIETKAGHGAGKPTTKLIEEAADRWAFLVRVLDMKVVP, from the coding sequence ATGACCGTTGCCCAATCTCTTCCCTACCCCCAGAGTGAAAAAGTCAACCAGGTTGACGAATATCACGGGATTAAAGTTTCCGATCCCTACCGCTGGTTAGAAGATCCCGACTCTCCCGAAACAAAAACCTGGATAGAGGCCCAGAACCAGCTCACCTTTAGTTACTTAAGTCAAATTCCAGAACGCGATCGCCTGCGAGAACGGTTAACCCAACTCTGGAACTTCGAGAAATTCAGTATCCCATTCAAAGAGGGAAGTTCTGGAGAGGGGAGCGCCACTGAACGCTACTTTTATTTCAAAAATGATGGGTTGCAGAATCAAAGCGTCCTCTACACGCTTAAATCCCTGAACGATCCGCCACGGGTCCTGCTGGACCCCAACCGCCTTTCTGAAGATGGCACCGTCGCCCTTTCGGGGCTGGCAATCAGCCACGACGGCAATCTGATGGCTTACGGCTTGTCTACCTCCGGTTCCGACTGGCAGGAATGGAAGGTGCGAGATGTGGAGTCGGGCACCGACCTCAAGGATCAGGTGCAGTGGGTCAAGTTTTCGGGCGCATCCTGGACCCATGACAATCAGGGGTTCTTCTACTCCCGCTACGATGAACCCCAGAGCAAGAGCAAGCTAGAAGATGTCAACTACTACCAGAAGCTCTTCTATCATCGCCTCGGCACTCCTCAATCCGAAGACATTCTGATTTATGAACGCCCGGACAAAAAAGATTGGGGGTTCAGTGGGGGGGTCACCGAAGATGGGCGCTATTTGATTATTTCTGTCTGGTTGGGAACTGACAGTCGCAACCTGGTGTTCTACAAAGATCTGGCTGTATCGGATGCGCCGGTGATTGAGTTAATTAATACCTTTGAAGCGGAATTCAGCTTTATTGACAACGAGGGTAGCCGCTTCTGGTTTCGCACCAATCTGGATGCCCCCAGGGGACGGGTCATTGCGATCGACATTGGGAATCCCGATCGCACCCACTGGCAGGAAGTGATTCCCCAATCCGCAGAAACCTTGAAGGGGGTCAGTGTTCTCAACCATCAATTTGTAGCTACTTACTTAAAAGATGCCTATGACCAGGTCAAGATTTTTGACCTGACGGGCGAATTTGTCCGCGATGTGGAATTGCCGGGAATCGGTTCGGTCGGGGGCTTTGGGGGTAAACGGGAAGATACGGAAACCTTCTACAGCTTCACCAGCTTTACCACGCCTCCGACGATTTACCGCTACGACATGGTGACAGGTGAAAGTACGATCTTTCGTCAGCCCAGGGTCGATTTCAACCCAGAGGACTACGAAACCCGCCAGGTCTTTTACCACAGTAAAGATGGCACCAGGGTGCCCATGTTCATCGTTTACAAAAAAGGGTTAACCCTGGATGGCAACAATCCTACCTATCTCTATGGCTATGGTGGGTTCAACGTTTCCCTGACGCCCAGTTTCTCTGTTAGCTTGCTGGTGTGGATGGAGATGGGGGGCGTCTATGCAGTGCCCAACCTGCGGGGTGGGGGTGAATATGGTGAAGACTGGCACCAGGCAGGCATGAAACTGAACAAACAGACTGTGTTTGACGACTTTATAGCAGCCGCAGAGTGGCTGATTGAAAACCAGTACACCACACCCAAAAAACTGGCAATTGGGGGGGGCAGTAACGGCGGTTTGCTGGTTGGTGCCTGTATGACCCAGCGCCCCGATCTGTTTGGGGCAGCGTTACCGGCAGTCGGTGTGATGGATATGCTCCGGTTTCATCAATTCACTATCGGCTGGGCATGGACTTCAGAATATGGCTCGCCTGACGATCCGGAGGAGTTCAAGGCGCTCTATGCCTATTCCCCTCTGCACAACCTCAAACCGGGGACTGCCTATCCCGCAACCCTGATTACTACAGCAGACCATGACGATCGCGTGGTTCCTGCCCACAGTTTCAAATTTGCCGCTGCCCTGCAAGCCGCTCACACAGGCTCCGCTCCCGTCCTGATTCGGATAGAAACCAAAGCTGGACACGGCGCGGGTAAACCAACCACCAAGCTGATCGAAGAAGCCGCCGATCGCTGGGCATTTCTGGTCAGGGTCTTAGACATGAAGGTAGTCCCATAG
- a CDS encoding glycosyltransferase family 2 protein: protein MPVTTRQIRRRNSYLPKLLQHPQWATLWLLGAATCFAAISLAWFADVGAVTYLFECLNHWQRDAAAWFHAPSDSVGWKLSLGLLLGVQVITRLCPQPRGWSRFIVITILLVLITRYLLWRSLTTLNLSTPLEGVISLGLFGMEMLIIVSYGVQLFFMLRERDRRHEADRYSVAVEAGHFVPSVSILIPTFNEPAVVLRRTIIGCQALDYPHKQVYLLDDGNRDGIRQLAADLGCHYMVRPDNRHAKAGNLNYAIAHTESELIVVFDADFVPTRNFLTRTVGFFQNPQIGMVQTHQYFYNADPPARNLGLEKELTHEVEIFSRHYQLVRDGANSALCYGSSFVVRRSALEAVGGFVTNTLSEDYFTGIRIAAQGQQVIYLDENLSAGLVPENMPAHIAQRQRWARGTLQAFFIQSSPMTISGLTLRQRIAHLEGILQWFNSLCRAGFLLVPIATVLLGIMPVVATIPDWAFFFLPLYLTQFSTFAWLNHRSRAALISDIYSVIQCFPLSVTVIQTLMRPFSKGFQVTPKGTVTTKTVFHWQLASPLILLWLLTLACFVWEAYILTMHPEYLHPEMTQYWKFGLIWCFYNLLVLGISILCFIDIPKPDTCEWFEQQRAVQVQMGRQVISGVTRRISEAGAEVMLTRPDGLLVQTDWAPNGGAMLAKTRKSPVKLHLPVEQLTLQATVAHLDLSAEQPIMTLMFEPLNLMQQRQLIELLFCNPGQWQRQPAPGELRMLWLLCRSLLRPRTLSKPV from the coding sequence ATGCCCGTGACCACCAGACAGATTCGACGAAGAAATTCCTATCTTCCTAAATTACTCCAGCACCCCCAATGGGCAACCCTCTGGCTTCTGGGTGCAGCGACCTGCTTTGCCGCTATTTCTCTTGCCTGGTTTGCTGACGTGGGCGCAGTCACCTACCTGTTTGAGTGCCTCAATCACTGGCAACGAGATGCTGCCGCCTGGTTTCATGCCCCATCAGACAGTGTGGGCTGGAAGCTTTCTCTGGGACTGTTGCTGGGAGTGCAGGTGATTACGCGCCTTTGCCCCCAACCCAGGGGGTGGTCTCGATTTATTGTAATCACCATTCTACTGGTGTTGATTACACGCTACCTGTTGTGGCGATCGCTGACAACCCTCAACCTGTCTACACCACTGGAGGGGGTCATCAGCCTGGGCCTGTTTGGCATGGAAATGCTGATCATCGTGAGCTATGGAGTGCAGTTGTTCTTCATGTTGCGGGAGCGCGATCGCCGGCATGAAGCAGATCGCTACTCCGTGGCAGTTGAAGCCGGTCACTTTGTGCCATCCGTCAGCATTTTGATTCCGACCTTTAATGAGCCAGCCGTCGTTTTGCGTCGCACCATCATTGGCTGTCAGGCACTGGATTATCCCCATAAGCAGGTTTATTTACTGGACGATGGTAACCGGGACGGGATTCGCCAACTGGCAGCAGATCTGGGCTGTCATTACATGGTGCGACCAGACAACCGCCATGCGAAGGCAGGCAATCTGAATTATGCGATCGCCCACACGGAAAGTGAACTGATTGTGGTATTTGATGCTGACTTTGTTCCAACCCGCAACTTTCTCACTCGTACCGTTGGCTTTTTTCAGAACCCACAAATTGGTATGGTGCAAACCCACCAGTACTTTTACAATGCAGACCCCCCTGCCCGTAACCTGGGTCTGGAAAAGGAACTGACCCATGAAGTCGAGATTTTTTCCCGTCACTACCAGTTGGTTCGGGATGGGGCAAATAGCGCCCTTTGCTATGGCAGTTCCTTTGTGGTTCGGCGCAGCGCCCTGGAAGCCGTCGGCGGGTTTGTGACCAACACTCTTTCCGAGGATTATTTTACGGGTATTCGCATTGCCGCCCAGGGACAGCAGGTGATTTATCTGGATGAGAACTTAAGTGCCGGGCTGGTTCCCGAAAATATGCCTGCCCATATTGCCCAGCGTCAGCGGTGGGCACGGGGAACCCTGCAAGCCTTTTTTATCCAGTCCAGCCCCATGACCATCAGCGGGCTTACCCTGCGACAACGGATTGCCCATTTGGAAGGAATTCTCCAGTGGTTCAACAGTCTCTGTCGAGCGGGATTTTTGCTGGTGCCGATCGCCACCGTGCTGCTGGGAATTATGCCGGTAGTTGCCACCATTCCTGATTGGGCATTTTTCTTCCTTCCACTCTATTTGACCCAGTTTTCTACCTTTGCCTGGTTGAACCATCGTTCACGGGCAGCGCTCATTTCTGACATTTACTCGGTGATTCAATGTTTCCCGCTGTCTGTAACCGTTATACAGACGTTAATGCGCCCCTTCTCGAAGGGCTTTCAGGTAACACCCAAAGGAACGGTCACCACGAAAACTGTGTTCCACTGGCAACTGGCTTCACCGCTGATCCTGTTGTGGCTTCTCACCCTCGCCTGCTTTGTTTGGGAGGCTTATATTCTGACAATGCATCCAGAATATTTGCACCCGGAGATGACTCAGTACTGGAAGTTTGGGCTGATCTGGTGTTTTTATAATCTGCTGGTCCTGGGAATTTCCATCCTCTGCTTCATCGATATTCCCAAGCCAGATACCTGTGAGTGGTTTGAGCAGCAACGAGCGGTACAGGTACAAATGGGTCGTCAGGTTATCTCTGGAGTAACCCGGCGAATTTCAGAAGCTGGGGCAGAAGTTATGCTCACCAGACCGGATGGGTTGCTGGTGCAGACAGATTGGGCACCCAATGGGGGGGCAATGCTGGCAAAAACGCGCAAATCCCCAGTCAAACTTCATCTCCCTGTTGAGCAGTTAACGCTTCAGGCAACCGTTGCCCATCTGGACTTGAGTGCTGAGCAACCAATCATGACGCTCATGTTTGAACCCCTCAACCTGATGCAGCAACGTCAACTGATTGAACTGCTGTTCTGCAATCCTGGTCAGTGGCAGCGTCAACCAGCTCCAGGAGAACTGCGAATGCTGTGGTTGTTGTGCCGCAGTTTGCTCCGCCCCCGGACCCTGTCAAAACCAGTCTGA
- a CDS encoding response regulator: MDRIAIVDDNETWCFVVSQLFEQHGYAVSTFTEPASFLQEAGKYDVVLVDFSIPPRRYQKEMNGPDLIRQLKENLEEPPVMILISAFFTEDILPSVETICPQADGCLSKGMDLQEILQQVQQIIATRIPTGSAGLH, encoded by the coding sequence ATGGATCGAATTGCGATCGTTGACGATAATGAGACATGGTGTTTCGTCGTTTCTCAGCTGTTCGAGCAACACGGTTACGCTGTTTCAACCTTTACGGAGCCGGCTTCCTTTCTGCAGGAAGCCGGGAAATATGATGTGGTCCTGGTGGACTTTTCGATCCCTCCCCGACGCTATCAGAAGGAGATGAACGGTCCCGACCTGATTCGGCAGTTGAAGGAAAATCTGGAGGAACCCCCTGTAATGATTTTGATCTCTGCCTTTTTTACGGAAGACATTCTGCCAAGCGTCGAGACAATTTGTCCTCAGGCAGATGGCTGCCTCAGTAAGGGGATGGATTTGCAGGAGATTTTGCAGCAAGTGCAGCAAATTATAGCTACCAGAATTCCAACAGGCAGTGCCGGTTTGCACTGA
- a CDS encoding SWIM zinc finger family protein, whose product MATKFTKSWWGQKFIDALEPFSDAGRLSRGRSYASGGKVKRFEIKDGIVSAQVRGSVNPYFGVYEEPLYTTTIEFQPISAAKWAAAIALIASKASLISRLLLNEIPDNIEDSFATLGIHLLPHSKKDFDANCSCPDWGNPCKHIAGVYYLVAAELDRDPFLLFELRGLSRDDLLQELAKSPLGQALSAELQLEQRPPQRSSSYYTRPATVPAGSGADLRAFWQGAKRLPQTMEPLPQTIVSGIPVKKQGDHPAFWHRDNSFIEAMEALYDLVKTKNQNVL is encoded by the coding sequence ATGGCGACCAAATTCACTAAATCCTGGTGGGGGCAGAAATTCATCGACGCACTGGAACCCTTCAGTGATGCGGGCCGGTTAAGTCGAGGACGCTCCTACGCCAGCGGCGGTAAAGTCAAACGTTTTGAGATCAAAGATGGGATTGTCTCTGCCCAGGTGAGAGGGTCGGTGAATCCCTATTTTGGAGTCTATGAGGAACCGCTCTATACGACCACGATTGAGTTTCAACCTATCAGTGCAGCAAAATGGGCAGCGGCGATCGCCCTCATCGCCTCCAAAGCCAGCCTCATTTCCCGCCTGTTACTCAACGAAATTCCTGACAATATTGAAGACAGCTTCGCCACTCTGGGCATTCACCTGCTGCCCCACAGCAAAAAAGACTTTGATGCAAACTGTTCCTGCCCGGACTGGGGTAATCCCTGCAAACACATTGCTGGTGTCTATTACCTGGTTGCCGCCGAACTCGATCGCGATCCTTTCCTGCTGTTTGAACTACGAGGACTGTCACGGGATGACCTGCTCCAGGAGCTTGCCAAATCACCCTTGGGCCAGGCACTCTCTGCCGAACTGCAACTGGAACAACGCCCTCCCCAACGCAGTTCGTCCTACTATACCCGGCCTGCCACAGTACCCGCGGGCAGTGGAGCAGACTTGCGGGCCTTCTGGCAGGGGGCCAAACGCCTCCCTCAGACCATGGAACCTTTACCCCAAACCATTGTCTCCGGCATTCCTGTGAAAAAGCAGGGCGATCACCCTGCCTTCTGGCACCGGGATAATTCCTTTATTGAAGCGATGGAAGCCCTGTACGATCTGGTCAAAACCAAAAACCAGAACGTACTTTGA
- a CDS encoding transketolase C-terminal domain-containing protein has product MTTTTARFPIDLSAYKPVALDPISPTLSTEQREALSANIQLCRDAIVFFTATGAAHGVGGHTGGPYDTVPEVMILDALFRSAPEKFVPIFFDEAGHRVGTQYLMAALHGELPAEQLMSYRLAHSKLPGHPELGLTPGVKFSSGRLGHMWPYVNGVALAHPGKTVFCLGSDGSQQEGNDAEAARLAVAQHLNVKLIIDDNDVTIAGHPSKYLPGFSVAKTLEGHGVKVLEGDGEDLDGLYARIVEAINTPGPVAVINKRPMCPGIDGLEGSNHGHDVISVKLALQYLEKRGQTAAVEHLKSLQPPKNTYTFLGSSSKWDSSRNVFGDAVNGVLDRMSEAERKAKVVVIDSDLEGSCGLKKIHDAHPEVFIPSGIMERGNLSAAAGFGMEEGKQGIFATFAAFLEMCISEITMARLNYSNLLCHFSHSGIDDMADNTCHFGLNNFFADNGLDDGYDTKLYFPADANQMKAVVEAVFFDPGLRFIFSTRSKTPLILNAKGEELFGSGYTFVPGQDEVVREGSAGYIVSFGDALYRALDAVERLKQEGIDVGLINKPTLNVVDEAAIATVGKSPFVLVVEPFNRRTGLGSRFGSWLLERGYSPKFAYLGTHEEGCGGLWEQYPHQGLDPESIMKKVKELVG; this is encoded by the coding sequence ATGACAACGACCACAGCTCGCTTTCCCATTGACCTCAGTGCTTACAAACCTGTTGCACTGGATCCTATCAGTCCCACCCTTTCTACTGAGCAACGCGAAGCACTCAGTGCTAATATCCAGCTTTGCCGGGACGCGATTGTGTTCTTTACCGCAACAGGTGCAGCTCATGGAGTGGGTGGTCACACTGGGGGACCCTACGATACGGTGCCGGAAGTGATGATTCTGGATGCTCTGTTCCGGAGCGCACCCGAAAAATTTGTCCCCATTTTCTTCGACGAAGCGGGGCATCGGGTTGGCACCCAGTACCTGATGGCTGCTTTGCATGGCGAGCTACCGGCTGAACAGTTAATGAGCTATCGGCTTGCCCACTCTAAGCTACCCGGACATCCGGAACTGGGATTAACTCCCGGAGTTAAATTTAGTTCTGGTCGCCTCGGTCACATGTGGCCCTATGTCAACGGAGTGGCACTGGCGCATCCAGGGAAAACGGTATTTTGCCTGGGTTCGGATGGCTCCCAGCAGGAGGGGAATGATGCCGAAGCCGCCCGTCTTGCGGTTGCTCAACACCTGAACGTCAAGCTGATTATCGATGATAACGATGTCACGATCGCCGGTCATCCCTCCAAATATCTTCCCGGCTTCAGCGTTGCTAAAACCCTGGAAGGTCACGGGGTCAAAGTCTTAGAAGGGGACGGGGAAGACCTGGATGGTCTTTATGCCCGTATCGTTGAGGCAATTAACACCCCTGGACCAGTTGCTGTCATTAACAAGCGTCCCATGTGTCCCGGTATCGATGGGTTGGAAGGCTCCAACCACGGGCACGATGTGATCTCAGTCAAACTGGCCCTGCAATATCTGGAGAAGCGGGGACAGACGGCTGCCGTTGAACATCTGAAAAGCCTGCAACCGCCTAAAAATACCTACACGTTCCTGGGCAGTAGCAGCAAATGGGATTCCAGCCGGAATGTGTTTGGGGATGCAGTGAATGGAGTGCTGGACCGGATGAGTGAGGCAGAGCGGAAAGCTAAAGTGGTTGTGATCGACAGCGACCTGGAAGGTTCCTGCGGTCTGAAGAAAATCCACGATGCTCATCCCGAAGTTTTCATTCCCTCTGGCATTATGGAGCGGGGGAACCTGTCTGCGGCGGCTGGGTTTGGCATGGAGGAAGGAAAACAGGGGATTTTTGCTACCTTCGCCGCTTTCCTGGAGATGTGCATTTCTGAAATCACAATGGCCCGGTTGAACTACTCCAACCTGCTCTGCCATTTCTCTCACTCTGGCATTGATGACATGGCAGACAATACCTGCCACTTCGGCTTAAACAATTTCTTTGCCGACAATGGTCTGGATGATGGCTACGATACAAAGCTCTATTTCCCGGCGGATGCTAACCAGATGAAAGCCGTGGTAGAAGCCGTCTTCTTTGATCCGGGTCTGCGTTTCATCTTTTCTACCCGCTCGAAGACGCCCCTGATTCTCAACGCAAAAGGCGAGGAACTATTTGGCAGCGGTTACACGTTTGTTCCCGGCCAGGATGAAGTCGTGCGCGAAGGTTCTGCTGGTTACATCGTCAGCTTTGGGGATGCCCTGTATCGGGCACTGGATGCTGTGGAACGCCTGAAGCAGGAAGGCATTGATGTGGGTTTGATCAACAAACCAACGCTAAATGTGGTGGATGAAGCGGCGATCGCCACGGTGGGCAAATCTCCTTTTGTCCTGGTGGTTGAACCTTTCAACCGCAGGACTGGCTTAGGCAGCCGCTTTGGTTCCTGGTTACTGGAACGGGGTTATTCCCCCAAATTTGCCTACCTGGGTACCCACGAAGAAGGCTGCGGTGGCTTATGGGAACAGTATCCCCATCAGGGACTTGACCCAGAGAGCATTATGAAGAAGGTGAAAGAACTGGTGGGCTAA
- the fabF gene encoding beta-ketoacyl-ACP synthase II, whose product MTSVDRKRVVVTGLAAITPIGNTLTEYWEGLMGGRNGIGPITLFDASRHDCRIAGEVKGFDPHAYLEKKDAKRMDRFAQFAVSASKQAIADAQFVINDLNAEQVGVLIGTGIGGLKVLEDQQEIYLTKGPDRCSPFMIPMMIANMAAGLTAIHIGAKGPNSCSVTACAAGSNAIGDAFRLVQQGYAQAMICGGTEAAVTPLSVAGFAACKAMSTRNDDPAHASRPFDKDRDGFVLGEGCGILVLEELEHALARGARIYAEMVGYGMTCDAYHMTSPVPGGEGAARAISLALKDGSLTPAQINYINAHGTSTPANDSTETAAIKKVLGDHAYNVAVSSTKSMTGHLLGGSGGIEAVATVMSIASDRVPPTINLENPDPDCDLDYVPHQSREMLVEAALSNSFGFGGHNVTLAFKKYRP is encoded by the coding sequence ATGACCAGTGTTGACCGTAAGCGAGTCGTTGTTACAGGGCTTGCCGCAATAACCCCGATTGGAAATACCCTGACTGAATATTGGGAAGGGTTGATGGGCGGACGGAATGGGATTGGTCCCATTACTTTGTTTGATGCATCCCGGCACGATTGCCGGATTGCTGGAGAGGTCAAAGGATTTGACCCCCACGCCTATCTGGAGAAGAAGGATGCCAAACGGATGGATCGGTTTGCCCAGTTTGCGGTTTCTGCCAGTAAGCAGGCGATCGCCGATGCCCAGTTTGTGATTAATGACCTGAACGCAGAGCAGGTTGGTGTTTTGATTGGTACAGGGATTGGTGGATTGAAAGTACTGGAAGATCAACAGGAAATTTATCTGACTAAGGGACCTGATCGCTGTAGCCCCTTTATGATTCCGATGATGATTGCCAACATGGCGGCAGGGTTAACTGCTATCCATATTGGGGCAAAGGGTCCTAATTCCTGCTCTGTGACAGCCTGTGCAGCCGGTTCCAACGCCATTGGGGATGCCTTCCGACTGGTACAGCAAGGCTATGCCCAGGCCATGATTTGTGGGGGGACAGAAGCTGCCGTCACTCCCCTCTCGGTTGCTGGTTTCGCGGCCTGCAAAGCCATGTCTACCCGGAATGATGACCCGGCTCATGCCAGCCGCCCATTTGACAAAGACCGGGATGGGTTTGTCCTGGGTGAGGGCTGCGGTATTTTAGTGCTTGAAGAACTGGAACACGCTTTAGCACGAGGTGCCCGTATCTATGCTGAGATGGTGGGCTATGGCATGACCTGTGACGCCTACCACATGACCTCTCCGGTTCCTGGCGGTGAAGGGGCAGCGCGGGCAATTTCTCTGGCATTAAAGGACGGTAGCCTGACTCCTGCCCAGATCAACTATATCAATGCCCACGGTACCAGCACCCCTGCCAATGACTCCACTGAAACGGCAGCGATTAAGAAAGTACTGGGCGATCACGCCTATAACGTGGCAGTTAGCTCGACCAAATCCATGACAGGACATCTGCTCGGCGGTTCTGGGGGGATTGAAGCAGTCGCTACAGTAATGTCAATTGCCAGCGATCGGGTACCCCCAACCATCAACTTAGAGAATCCAGACCCGGACTGTGATCTCGACTACGTACCCCATCAGAGCCGTGAGATGCTCGTTGAAGCAGCCCTATCTAATTCCTTTGGCTTTGGTGGGCACAATGTCACCCTGGCGTTCAAGAAGTATCGTCCGTAA
- the acpP gene encoding acyl carrier protein, whose protein sequence is MTDTEIFDKVQKIVAEQLGVETSEVTPEASFANDLGADSLDTVELVMALEEEFDIEIPDEAAEEIATVQAAVDYISNKVAASA, encoded by the coding sequence ATGACCGACACAGAGATTTTTGATAAAGTTCAGAAGATTGTAGCTGAACAACTGGGTGTTGAAACCAGTGAGGTAACACCCGAAGCCAGTTTTGCCAACGATCTGGGAGCCGATTCCCTGGATACGGTTGAGCTGGTCATGGCGCTGGAAGAAGAGTTTGACATCGAAATTCCAGACGAAGCCGCTGAGGAAATTGCAACGGTCCAGGCAGCGGTGGACTATATCAGCAACAAAGTGGCGGCATCTGCTTAG